Within Clostridia bacterium, the genomic segment GGATTCGTTTGTCCTGGCGCTGGCGGCCGAGGTGCAGGGACCGATCGTGACCGGCGACCCGGAAATCAGAACTGCGGCTTCCCGGATGGGAATCGCTGTCATTTGGATCGGCCCTGATGATCAGGGTTTAGCGAATTCGCCTCCCCGGTCGTAGAGCCCGGGGTTAGCAGCAGCGGGACGGTTCGATACGCTAAAGAAGTCAAAGCCCTGGAAGGGAAGATTGACGGTGACGGCGGAGAAAAGCCTTGATTATGCTTTCTTGCTGCACATGGACCACCAGCTGCCAGCAGCGCTCCAATAACGCGGCCTTAGGCCACTCCACATAGCATCAGGCAAGGAACCAATTGGTGCTCCTTAGTGATCTTGCTGATTGCTCCGATGGTCTCGATCTCCGTATTGACGTGCGCGATGCTGGTCAAGGCAGCGTCTTGGTGAGCAGCCTTTGAAGGGCGGGGACTTTTTCGCAAGCAGAACGGTATCCAGTTGGTGAGAAACTGTCCTCAGCGGTGGGGAGCTTGACGGGGACGTAGCTAAACGCCCGACAGGCTTTCGGCTAGATAACCTCCAGCTCCGACAGCATCCGCGTCTTCCCATCAATAAAAACAATCAGTATGCACCAGGGCTAGACTCTTGCCCGGCTGGTTGGGCGGCCCGCTGGGCCGCACTAATCCAGGCTACCTGGAAGTATCCGCTCGCGGACAGGTTTGCCGGCAAAAGCTAGTCCCCGAGCTTTTCTGGCCGGGTGAAGGCGGTAAAGACCTTCCCTTCCTGTCCAGGGGCGGTCGCCGGCCGCTAGCCCAGCCAGCCGGCTCGCGGCCCCCGCGGCTAGCTGGACTACCGGGTGACCATATAGGCATGGAATGGCTTTTGAATGGCTTTAGTAGCTATTGTTTTTGGGCCAATGCTGTGGTCAGCAGTTCGGCAATCTTGGCTTTGCTGGGGACGTGCCCGGAAATCAACACCTTTTCACCTACCACCAGCGCCGGAGTAGCCATCGCTCCATAACTCATGATGTGCTTCATGTCGGTGACCTTCTCCACCGTTGCCTCTATACCCAGCTCCTGCACTACTTGGCGGCTTAAGGCTTCCAGTCGCTGACA encodes:
- a CDS encoding TM0996/MTH895 family glutaredoxin-like protein, whose translation is MGSGCANCQRLEALSRQVVQELGIEATVEKVTDMKHIMSYGAMATPALVVGEKVLISGHVPSKAKIAELLTTALAQKQ